The Euphorbia lathyris chromosome 8, ddEupLath1.1, whole genome shotgun sequence genome has a window encoding:
- the LOC136203982 gene encoding SKP1-like protein 14 — MANTITLKTADGEYFYVEESIAMEFLVVKNFFEDNNDAKAARSVVPLPNVRAKYMSMIIQYCGEQLKFREESGRQAEKIKYDEKFVEDLNNEEMVEMILAVNYLCIKSFMDMLTQAVANRIKNWSVERVRDFFGIENDFTPEEEAKLRQEYPWAYEGVEN, encoded by the coding sequence ATGGCGAACACGATCACTCTCAAGACAGCCGATGGCGAGTACTTCTACGTTGAGGAATCCATCGCAATGGAATTCTTGGTGGTGAAGAACTTTTTCGAAGACAACAATGATGCGAAGGCGGCCAGATCTGTGGTTCCGCTGCCGAATGTGCGCGCTAAATATATGTCCATGATTATCCAGTACTGCGGAGAGCAGCTGAAATTCCGAGAAGAATCGGGCCGGCAGGCGGAGAAGATTAAATACGATGAGAAATTCGTGGAAGATCTCAACAATGAAGAGATGGTTGAGATGATACTGGCGGTTAATTACTTGTGCATCAAAAGCTTTATGGATATGCTGACTCAGGCGGTGGCTAATAGAATCAAGAACTGGAGTGTGGAGAGAGTGAGAGATTTCTTCGGAATCGAGAATGATTTCACGCCGGAAGAGGAGGCCAAGCTTCGCCAGGAGTATCCCTGGGCTTATGAGGGTGTTGAGAACTGA